One genomic region from Cetobacterium somerae encodes:
- a CDS encoding response regulator transcription factor, whose product MRKKILIIEDEQNLANIIGKSLENEGFEIKIVTQGDLALDEFYSFSPALVLLDINLPKKNGWDICKEIRQYSKIPIIIMTARDTELDEIHGLELGADDYVTKPISTKVIILKIKKLLKMEDNSFFYLDKLSFDYNTFKIMIEDIEIILSKRETLLLEYFFRNQDIILSRETLLNEVWGFEFSGEERAVDTLVTRLRKKMGVYGEHIKSIRGVGYVFSKNKS is encoded by the coding sequence ATGAGAAAAAAAATTTTAATAATAGAAGATGAACAAAACTTGGCAAATATAATAGGAAAAAGTTTAGAAAATGAAGGATTTGAAATAAAAATAGTAACTCAAGGAGATTTGGCCTTAGATGAATTTTATTCTTTTTCTCCGGCATTGGTTCTTCTTGATATAAATTTACCTAAAAAAAATGGTTGGGATATTTGTAAAGAAATTCGCCAATACTCAAAAATACCTATAATTATAATGACTGCTAGAGATACAGAGTTAGATGAAATTCATGGATTAGAATTAGGAGCTGATGATTATGTAACTAAGCCGATTAGTACAAAGGTAATTATATTAAAAATAAAAAAACTTTTGAAAATGGAGGATAATAGTTTTTTTTATTTAGATAAATTAAGCTTTGATTATAATACATTTAAAATTATGATAGAGGATATAGAGATAATATTATCAAAAAGAGAGACGTTACTTTTAGAATATTTTTTTAGAAATCAAGATATAATTTTATCAAGAGAGACATTATTAAATGAAGTTTGGGGGTTTGAATTTAGTGGAGAAGAAAGAGCAGTAGATACATTAGTAACTCGTCTCAGAAAAAAAATGGGAGTGTATGGAGAACATATAAAATCAATAAGAGGGGTAGGATATGTATTTAGCAAAAATAAGAGTTAA
- a CDS encoding sensor histidine kinase, with the protein MYLAKIRVNLFTKIFVFSLFIVLITILINYSFNAIFLEKFYIYRKKEVMLKVIQNAKIIYETQSENNFENYVYDVKESMGIDIDIKNSKKSRMMGSHMMRRSDSIDNIPYNKFIDKELLGNDAKILYYGEEISKDTGIFVSTSLSVIQAHSHESNIFNIMTALVALAISLGTGLIFSKRITKDIEYLNKKADKISKLDFSENIEINRNDEIGDLSKNLEKMSKELSTSVSNLKSFVSNASHELRTPIAVICTHATALLEHKEIKEDEKRKYYEIILKVGNEMKELIENLLILSKLDSTVFKLRNESVNLKKIIEEALERYDIIELERDININLNLDTENVLGDSRIIKLVLNNLIQNALKYSIIGGDVKIFQKFNYLVIENTFQGELGNEIEKLLQPFSRGKNAEDFKFDGMGLGLSIISKALNLASIKYEIKVDQNKFIVKLKILDN; encoded by the coding sequence ATGTATTTAGCAAAAATAAGAGTTAACCTCTTTACTAAAATATTTGTATTTTCACTATTTATAGTATTGATAACAATTTTAATAAATTATTCTTTTAATGCTATTTTCTTAGAGAAGTTTTATATTTATAGAAAAAAAGAAGTAATGTTAAAAGTTATACAAAATGCAAAAATTATTTATGAAACACAGTCTGAAAATAATTTTGAAAATTATGTCTATGATGTAAAAGAATCCATGGGAATAGATATAGATATAAAAAATTCCAAGAAGAGTCGTATGATGGGAAGTCATATGATGAGAAGAAGTGATAGTATAGATAATATTCCATATAATAAATTTATAGATAAGGAGTTGTTAGGAAATGATGCTAAGATTTTGTACTATGGAGAAGAGATATCAAAAGATACGGGAATATTTGTAAGTACTTCTTTATCAGTTATTCAAGCCCATAGTCATGAAAGTAACATATTTAATATTATGACAGCATTAGTAGCATTAGCTATATCTTTAGGAACAGGATTAATATTTTCAAAAAGAATTACAAAAGATATAGAGTATTTAAATAAAAAGGCTGATAAAATTTCAAAATTAGATTTCTCAGAAAATATTGAAATTAATAGAAATGATGAGATTGGAGATTTAAGTAAAAATTTAGAAAAAATGTCAAAAGAACTTTCAACATCAGTATCTAATTTAAAATCTTTTGTATCAAATGCATCTCATGAACTAAGAACTCCGATTGCTGTTATTTGTACTCATGCAACAGCACTCCTTGAGCATAAAGAAATTAAAGAAGATGAGAAAAGAAAGTATTATGAAATAATTTTAAAAGTTGGAAATGAAATGAAAGAATTAATTGAAAATTTATTAATATTATCTAAATTAGATAGTACAGTTTTCAAATTAAGAAATGAGAGTGTAAATTTAAAAAAAATTATAGAGGAAGCTTTGGAAAGATACGATATAATTGAATTAGAAAGAGATATAAATATAAATCTAAATTTAGATACAGAGAATGTACTTGGAGATTCAAGAATTATAAAATTAGTTTTAAATAATTTAATCCAAAATGCTTTAAAATATAGTATTATTGGTGGTGATGTAAAGATTTTCCAAAAATTTAATTACTTAGTTATAGAGAATACTTTTCAAGGAGAACTTGGAAATGAGATTGAAAAACTTCTTCAACCTTTTTCAAGAGGCAAAAATGCTGAAGATTTTAAATTTGATGGAATGGGTTTAGGCTTATCTATAATATCTAAAGCTTTAAATTTAGCATCAATAAAATACGAGATAAAAGTAGATCAGAATAAATTTATAGTAAAATTAAAAATATTAGATAATTAG
- a CDS encoding nitroreductase family protein, with protein sequence MFKVNDKICIGCGMCVKDCFVRDIELVEGKAVIKNVTCFKCGHCVAVCPVAAVSTDEYSMDDVVEYNKEKFTIEPDNLLNFIKFERTIRQFKEKDVENEKLLKIIEAGRFTQTASNAQNVNYVVIKEQIQEVRKITLEVLNSLGEYVLENSTNPLYKRYAKMWRKMYNDFIDNPLGIDNLFFRAPALIVVTSEHPLNAGLASANMKLMVDALGLGTVFSGFFTRACEGNSRIKDFLGIEEKQIVVTCMVIGYPNVKYSRTAPRKAPNIIWK encoded by the coding sequence ATGTTTAAAGTAAATGATAAAATATGTATAGGTTGTGGAATGTGTGTAAAAGATTGTTTTGTACGAGATATTGAGTTAGTTGAAGGAAAGGCAGTAATAAAAAATGTGACATGCTTTAAGTGTGGACATTGTGTAGCTGTATGTCCTGTAGCAGCGGTGTCTACAGATGAATATAGTATGGATGATGTAGTTGAATATAATAAAGAAAAATTTACTATTGAGCCTGATAATCTTTTAAATTTTATAAAATTTGAGAGAACAATAAGACAATTTAAGGAAAAAGATGTAGAGAATGAAAAGCTTTTAAAGATAATTGAAGCTGGAAGATTTACACAAACAGCTAGTAATGCACAAAATGTAAACTATGTAGTAATAAAAGAGCAGATTCAAGAAGTTAGAAAAATAACTCTAGAAGTTTTGAATAGTTTAGGAGAATATGTTTTAGAGAATTCAACAAATCCTTTATATAAAAGATATGCTAAAATGTGGAGAAAAATGTATAATGATTTTATAGATAATCCTTTAGGAATAGATAATTTATTTTTTAGAGCACCAGCTTTGATAGTAGTTACTTCAGAACATCCTTTAAATGCTGGATTAGCTTCAGCAAATATGAAGCTTATGGTTGATGCTTTAGGATTAGGAACTGTTTTTAGTGGATTTTTTACAAGAGCTTGTGAAGGTAATTCTAGAATAAAAGATTTTTTAGGAATCGAAGAGAAACAAATTGTAGTAACATGCATGGTTATTGGATATCCAAATGTAAAGTATTCAAGAACTGCTCCGAGAAAAGCTCCAAACATTATTTGGAAATAA
- a CDS encoding DMT family transporter produces the protein MMRGFILGIISALFFSLTFILNEVISSTQGNFLWTASLRYIFMLIILFVILLTKKQVSEVYKHILEFPKKWIFWSTIGFGFFYLPLCFASTYGEGWLVASTWQITIVAGALMTPIISKGKLPVKFLKLSLIILLGIFIIQFENFKVISLKSGLFGIIPVFIGAFAYPLGNRKMMNLVGERLTALQRVFGMTLCSLPFWIIVSIYGFFSSGYPKYNQILSSILVALFSGVIATTLFFKATDLSKNCPNRLAVIEATQATEIVFTIIGGVLLGNNLPSILSMVGIILIVVGIIFGSFLKEKAH, from the coding sequence TTGATGAGAGGGTTTATACTAGGTATTATTTCAGCTTTATTTTTTTCATTAACATTTATTTTAAATGAGGTTATTAGTTCAACTCAAGGAAATTTTTTATGGACAGCTTCTCTTAGATATATTTTTATGTTAATAATTTTATTTGTAATATTATTAACTAAAAAGCAGGTTAGTGAAGTATATAAACATATTTTAGAATTTCCAAAAAAATGGATATTTTGGAGCACAATAGGATTTGGATTTTTTTATTTACCTTTATGTTTTGCATCAACTTATGGTGAAGGATGGTTAGTTGCTTCAACATGGCAAATAACAATAGTAGCAGGAGCTTTGATGACTCCTATTATTTCTAAAGGTAAACTCCCAGTAAAATTTTTAAAACTATCATTAATAATTCTTTTAGGGATATTTATTATACAGTTTGAAAACTTTAAAGTGATTTCTTTGAAAAGTGGACTTTTCGGAATTATTCCGGTTTTTATAGGAGCTTTTGCATATCCTTTAGGAAATAGAAAGATGATGAATCTTGTAGGAGAAAGATTGACAGCTTTACAAAGAGTTTTTGGAATGACCCTTTGTAGTCTTCCGTTTTGGATTATAGTATCAATTTATGGTTTTTTTTCAAGTGGATATCCAAAATATAACCAAATTTTAAGTTCAATATTAGTTGCACTTTTTTCTGGAGTTATAGCGACAACATTATTTTTTAAAGCTACAGATTTAAGTAAAAATTGTCCGAATAGATTGGCTGTAATTGAAGCAACTCAAGCTACGGAAATAGTATTTACGATTATAGGAGGAGTATTGCTAGGCAATAATTTACCTTCAATATTATCTATGGTAGGTATTATTTTAATAGTTGTTGGAATTATTTTTGGAAGTTTTTTAAAAGAAAAAGCCCATTGA
- a CDS encoding ABC-F family ATP-binding cassette domain-containing protein — MSILDVKNVSHGFGSRVILENASFRLLKGEHVGLVGANGEGKSTFLNIITGKLMPDEGQVSWCNHITTGYLDQYSTLEKGKTIRDILKSAFAHMFELEQEIMDLYTKMGDCTPEEMDIILEEVGEIQSILEGADFYNLDSKIEEYAAGLGLLDIGLERDVSELSGGQRAKILLAKVLLENPMILILDEPTNFLDEDHITWLKNFLKSYENAFILVSHDIPFLNEVTNVIYHIENAVLTRYTGDYYYFREMYELKKRQIEAAYKKQQKEIAHLEDFIARNKARVATTNLAKDRQKKLDRMEIIEIAREKPKPIFGFKTARTPSREIITVKDLVIGYNEPLTKPLNFTIERNQKIAIKGVNGLGKSTLLNTILKRIKSLSGEIEHGQFLEIGYFKQEEESSSITALDEFWNEFPGLTNAEVRAALAKCGLTTDHITSQMRVLSGGENAKVRLAKIMNREINFLILDEPTNHLDVDAKEELKRAIKEFNGTVLMVSHEPDFYMDVATEIWNVEDWTTKII; from the coding sequence ATGAGTATTTTAGATGTTAAAAACGTAAGTCATGGATTTGGTTCTAGAGTTATTTTAGAAAATGCCTCTTTCAGACTTTTAAAAGGTGAACATGTTGGATTAGTAGGAGCCAACGGAGAAGGAAAATCTACATTTTTAAATATTATTACTGGTAAACTTATGCCTGATGAAGGACAAGTCTCTTGGTGTAATCACATCACTACAGGATATCTTGATCAGTATAGTACTTTAGAAAAAGGAAAAACAATTAGAGATATCTTAAAATCTGCTTTTGCTCATATGTTTGAGTTAGAACAAGAAATTATGGATCTTTACACAAAAATGGGAGACTGTACTCCTGAAGAAATGGACATAATTTTAGAAGAAGTTGGAGAAATCCAAAGTATCCTTGAAGGAGCAGATTTTTATAATTTAGATTCTAAAATTGAAGAGTACGCTGCTGGATTAGGTTTACTTGATATTGGTTTAGAAAGAGATGTTTCTGAACTTTCTGGTGGTCAAAGAGCTAAAATACTTTTAGCTAAAGTTTTATTAGAAAATCCTATGATTCTAATTTTAGACGAGCCTACAAACTTCCTAGATGAAGATCATATAACTTGGCTAAAAAATTTCTTAAAAAGCTATGAAAATGCTTTTATTTTAGTTTCACATGATATTCCATTTTTAAATGAAGTTACAAATGTTATCTACCATATTGAAAATGCAGTTTTAACTAGATATACTGGTGATTACTATTATTTTAGAGAGATGTACGAACTGAAAAAAAGACAAATAGAAGCAGCTTATAAGAAACAGCAAAAAGAAATTGCTCATCTAGAAGATTTTATAGCTAGAAATAAAGCTAGAGTTGCTACAACAAACTTAGCTAAAGATAGACAAAAAAAGTTAGACCGTATGGAAATTATCGAAATTGCTAGAGAAAAACCAAAACCAATTTTTGGATTTAAAACTGCACGTACACCATCTAGAGAGATTATTACTGTAAAAGACCTTGTTATTGGATATAACGAACCTTTAACAAAACCACTTAATTTTACAATAGAACGTAACCAAAAAATTGCTATAAAAGGTGTTAATGGTTTAGGTAAATCTACACTTTTAAATACAATTTTAAAAAGAATAAAATCTTTATCTGGAGAGATTGAACACGGACAATTCTTAGAAATTGGTTATTTTAAACAAGAAGAAGAAAGTTCTTCTATAACTGCTTTAGATGAATTTTGGAATGAATTCCCTGGATTAACTAATGCCGAAGTTAGAGCAGCTCTTGCTAAATGTGGTTTAACTACAGATCATATTACAAGTCAGATGCGTGTTTTATCTGGAGGAGAAAATGCAAAAGTTAGACTTGCTAAAATTATGAATCGTGAAATTAATTTCTTAATTCTAGACGAGCCCACAAATCACTTAGATGTAGATGCAAAAGAAGAGTTGAAAAGAGCAATTAAAGAATTTAATGGAACAGTATTAATGGTAAGCCATGAACCTGATTTCTATATGGATGTTGCTACTGAAATTTGGAATGTTGAAGATTGGACAACAAAAATAATTTAA
- a CDS encoding LTA synthase family protein, translating into MLKNNQNNCFIILKFFIKQYIYLYFMMVISRIYFLYRTFPKEIKIPKEIIYEGFKVGWIFDNSIIGSFTVITSLLFIIFYILNKKNYRVAKNIYIIPTSILFLIICSLSFGNVEYFREFGFNVNSSILNYFGDTNEIVATFFSGNDYNPITNLSIILILTIGFIKLTKKNLEKINLRFDFFGNLKTMVSILVIITLGVFSSRGGFSEAVLDWGRGYYSEYSYMNQFAINPIFSLGRSYYNLKKEQRKGRALERTFSIDELKYNIREIVKDQQAQYISDKNPLLRITDTKKNQENYNVVIVLMESFMSKYIGAQGAEIDLTPNFNKLAKEGVLFNNFYATGTRSNRGIASVTVSYPSPKVISVTKEFTAGQKAFYSLPKILKERGYETSFIYGGDAEFDNMAGFLKLNGVDNIIDEKNFSKDDKTIKWGVPDDKLFEKSIDYLNNLKKPFFTTIFTLSNHAPYDIDSNYKRFKNNEFGELTNRLNAFYFADMALGQFIEKAKKQEWAKNTIFVFVADHGFKTDSNFDLNWENFKIPLLLWSPGDIFNPEIRDITSSQVDILPTIMGILGGTYKNSSWGKNLFISSEESSYAYIVQNNFYGVIKDNLLLIDGDGVKPKLVDMQRSEYLEDIDTLNKLHEITRTYLELETYQLKNGTFAN; encoded by the coding sequence ATGTTAAAGAACAATCAAAATAACTGTTTTATAATTTTGAAATTTTTTATAAAACAGTATATCTATCTTTATTTTATGATGGTAATCAGTAGAATTTATTTTTTGTATAGAACTTTTCCCAAAGAAATAAAAATTCCAAAAGAAATAATTTATGAAGGATTTAAAGTCGGATGGATTTTCGATAATTCTATTATTGGTAGTTTCACCGTGATTACATCACTTTTATTTATAATTTTTTATATTCTAAATAAAAAAAATTATAGAGTAGCAAAGAATATCTACATAATCCCAACTAGTATTTTATTTTTAATCATTTGTTCTTTAAGTTTTGGAAATGTTGAATATTTTAGAGAATTTGGATTTAATGTTAATTCATCTATTTTAAACTACTTTGGAGACACGAATGAAATAGTAGCTACATTTTTTTCAGGAAACGACTATAACCCTATAACAAATTTATCAATTATTTTAATTTTAACAATAGGCTTTATAAAGCTAACTAAAAAAAATTTAGAAAAAATAAATTTAAGATTTGATTTCTTTGGGAATTTAAAGACTATGGTATCTATTTTAGTCATTATAACATTAGGAGTATTTTCATCAAGAGGTGGATTTTCAGAGGCAGTTTTAGACTGGGGAAGAGGATATTATTCAGAATATTCATATATGAACCAATTTGCTATAAATCCTATTTTTTCTTTAGGTAGATCTTATTACAATTTAAAAAAAGAGCAAAGAAAAGGACGAGCATTGGAAAGAACTTTTTCAATAGATGAACTTAAATATAATATAAGAGAAATAGTAAAAGATCAACAAGCACAATATATTTCTGATAAAAATCCATTACTAAGAATAACAGATACAAAAAAAAATCAGGAAAATTATAATGTTGTAATTGTATTGATGGAAAGTTTTATGTCAAAATATATTGGAGCTCAAGGAGCTGAAATAGATTTAACACCTAATTTTAATAAACTAGCAAAAGAGGGAGTTTTATTTAATAATTTTTATGCTACTGGAACTAGGTCTAATAGAGGTATAGCTTCTGTTACAGTTTCATACCCGTCGCCTAAAGTAATTTCTGTAACTAAAGAATTTACAGCAGGTCAAAAGGCATTTTATTCGTTACCAAAGATTTTAAAAGAAAGAGGTTATGAAACATCATTTATATATGGTGGTGACGCTGAATTTGATAATATGGCTGGTTTTTTAAAGTTAAATGGTGTAGATAATATAATAGACGAAAAAAATTTTTCTAAAGATGATAAAACTATTAAATGGGGAGTACCAGATGATAAATTATTTGAAAAATCTATAGATTATTTAAATAATTTAAAGAAACCATTTTTTACAACAATTTTTACTTTGAGTAATCACGCACCATATGATATAGATTCAAATTACAAACGTTTTAAAAATAATGAGTTTGGTGAATTAACTAATAGGTTAAATGCCTTTTATTTTGCGGATATGGCTTTAGGACAGTTTATAGAAAAAGCAAAGAAACAAGAATGGGCTAAAAATACAATTTTTGTTTTTGTAGCTGATCATGGCTTTAAAACAGATTCAAATTTTGATTTAAATTGGGAAAATTTTAAAATTCCACTTCTTTTATGGTCACCAGGAGACATATTTAATCCTGAAATTAGAGACATCACATCATCTCAAGTAGATATTCTTCCCACTATAATGGGAATTTTAGGAGGAACTTATAAAAATTCAAGTTGGGGAAAAAATCTTTTTATTTCTTCTGAAGAAAGTTCATATGCTTACATAGTACAAAATAACTTTTACGGAGTAATAAAAGATAATCTTCTTCTTATTGATGGAGATGGAGTTAAGCCAAAACTTGTAGATATGCAAAGATCAGAATATTTAGAAGATATAGATACTCTAAATAAGTTACATGAGATTACTAGGACTTATTTAGAGTTAGAAACATATCAATTAAAAAACGGAACTTTTGCAAACTAA
- a CDS encoding SDR family oxidoreductase — MSFKNQIVVITGGAKGIGRGLVESFAKENADIYFLDMDFESGNKLENELNDKGYRVHFRLVDITKEIELAEVIDKIPKIDVLCSNCGIFPQKKIMDMNVEDWEKVQKVNVTSTFLVTKHSIKKMIGAKYGRIILTSSITGPVTGFPGWSHYGASKAALLGFMRSACLEVAKFGITINAVMPGNILTEGLAQQGNDYINSMKKSVPVGFLGDVSDIANGVMFFAKKESRYITGQTLIIDGGQILPESLEALA, encoded by the coding sequence ATGAGTTTTAAAAATCAAATTGTTGTTATTACAGGTGGAGCAAAGGGTATTGGAAGAGGACTAGTAGAATCTTTTGCCAAGGAAAATGCAGATATATATTTTTTAGATATGGATTTTGAAAGTGGTAATAAATTAGAGAATGAGCTTAATGATAAAGGATATCGTGTTCATTTTAGATTAGTAGATATAACTAAAGAGATAGAACTAGCAGAAGTTATAGATAAAATTCCAAAAATAGATGTTTTATGTAGTAACTGTGGAATATTTCCACAAAAAAAAATAATGGATATGAATGTTGAGGATTGGGAAAAAGTTCAAAAAGTAAATGTAACAAGCACATTTTTAGTAACTAAACATTCTATAAAGAAGATGATTGGAGCAAAATATGGAAGAATAATTTTAACATCATCAATAACAGGACCAGTAACAGGATTTCCGGGATGGAGTCATTACGGTGCGAGTAAAGCGGCGTTGTTAGGGTTTATGAGATCAGCTTGTTTAGAAGTTGCTAAATTTGGGATTACAATAAATGCAGTTATGCCAGGAAATATATTAACAGAAGGATTAGCTCAGCAAGGAAATGATTATATTAATAGTATGAAAAAAAGTGTACCAGTAGGATTTTTAGGTGATGTTTCCGATATAGCTAACGGTGTTATGTTTTTTGCTAAAAAAGAAAGCAGATATATAACAGGCCAAACTTTAATTATAGACGGTGGACAAATTTTACCAGAATCTTTAGAGGCTTTAGCTTAA
- a CDS encoding YqaA family protein, giving the protein MFEILKEFGIYGIAIAGLLEATILPIPMETISVPVYLSSREKVAYLLIILIICSTLGSIIGYLFWRKISGPIKNRYLKSEIFVKIKKMYEKNALLTLLTSAFTPIPFEGYIIVAGILEIEFKIFLLGVVFSRALRHIPQGILIYFYGEKITKNIGIYSLITAIIIFIIFFFIRKIMNKKRHL; this is encoded by the coding sequence ATGTTTGAAATATTAAAAGAGTTTGGGATTTACGGAATAGCAATAGCTGGATTGTTAGAGGCAACAATATTACCTATTCCAATGGAGACAATATCCGTACCAGTATATCTTTCTTCAAGAGAGAAAGTGGCGTATTTATTAATAATTTTAATAATTTGCTCTACTTTAGGTAGCATAATTGGTTATTTATTTTGGAGAAAAATTAGTGGACCAATTAAAAATAGATATTTAAAATCAGAAATATTTGTTAAAATAAAAAAAATGTATGAAAAAAATGCTTTATTAACATTGCTGACATCTGCATTTACACCAATACCTTTTGAAGGATATATTATAGTAGCAGGGATTCTTGAAATAGAATTTAAAATATTTTTATTAGGAGTAGTTTTTAGTAGAGCTTTGAGGCATATTCCTCAAGGTATATTGATATATTTTTATGGAGAAAAAATAACAAAAAATATAGGAATATATAGTCTTATAACTGCGATAATTATATTCATAATTTTTTTCTTTATAAGAAAAATTATGAATAAAAAAAGACACCTTTAA
- a CDS encoding Na+/H+ antiporter family protein, with amino-acid sequence MIFNPVILSVSTMIILSLLKLNVILAILIAALVAGVTSGIGVNETMKTLILGMGGNSETALSYVLLGTLAVAINSTGVAALLSKKISKVVSGKKWILAVIISTIACFSQNLIPVHIAFIPILIPPLLKLMDELKMDRRSMACALTFGLKMPYIVLPVGFGLIFHGILRDQIVSNGLNIELNQVWKATWILGLAMLIGLLIAIFISYTKPRVYKDLTIAGVHEEIPEKMELKHWYTLLSAIIAFGIQLYTGSLPLGAIAAILFMLITKVIRWNEIDDLINGGIGIMGLIAFIMLVAAGYGSVIRNTGAIAPLVQSVVGVVGGSKLMGSFVMLLVGLFVTMGIGTSFGTVPILAAIYVPLCIELGVSPLGTIVLIACAGALGDAGSPASDSTLGPTAGLNADGQHDHIRDTCIPTFMHYSIPLLVAGVIGGVLF; translated from the coding sequence ATGATTTTTAATCCAGTAATACTCTCTGTTTCCACTATGATTATACTCAGTTTATTAAAATTAAATGTAATTTTAGCTATATTAATTGCTGCTTTAGTTGCAGGAGTAACTTCAGGAATTGGAGTTAATGAAACGATGAAAACTTTGATACTAGGCATGGGTGGAAATTCTGAAACTGCTCTGAGCTATGTACTTTTAGGTACTTTAGCTGTTGCTATTAATAGTACTGGAGTCGCTGCACTATTATCAAAAAAAATTTCAAAAGTTGTTAGTGGAAAAAAATGGATTCTTGCCGTAATTATTTCTACAATAGCTTGCTTTTCACAAAATTTAATACCTGTGCATATAGCTTTTATTCCTATTTTGATTCCTCCTTTATTAAAATTAATGGATGAGTTAAAAATGGATAGAAGATCTATGGCTTGTGCTTTAACTTTTGGTTTAAAAATGCCATATATTGTTTTACCTGTTGGCTTTGGTTTGATTTTCCACGGAATTCTTAGAGATCAGATTGTCAGCAATGGACTAAATATTGAGCTTAATCAAGTTTGGAAAGCAACTTGGATTTTAGGATTAGCAATGTTAATAGGACTTTTGATTGCTATTTTTATTAGCTATACAAAGCCAAGAGTTTACAAGGATTTAACTATAGCTGGTGTTCATGAAGAGATACCTGAAAAAATGGAGTTAAAGCATTGGTACACTTTATTATCTGCTATAATAGCCTTTGGAATTCAACTATATACAGGATCTTTACCTCTAGGAGCAATTGCTGCTATATTATTTATGTTAATTACTAAAGTTATTAGATGGAATGAGATTGATGATTTAATAAATGGTGGTATTGGTATTATGGGATTAATTGCTTTTATTATGTTAGTTGCGGCTGGTTATGGAAGCGTAATTAGAAATACTGGCGCAATTGCTCCTCTTGTTCAAAGTGTTGTGGGGGTTGTTGGGGGAAGTAAATTAATGGGATCATTTGTAATGCTTTTAGTTGGTCTTTTTGTAACTATGGGAATAGGAACATCTTTTGGTACAGTTCCTATTTTAGCAGCTATTTATGTTCCATTATGTATAGAACTTGGTGTTTCTCCTCTAGGTACTATTGTTTTAATAGCATGTGCTGGAGCTCTTGGAGATGCTGGTTCTCCAGCTTCTGACTCCACATTAGGTCCAACTGCTGGATTAAATGCTGATGGTCAACATGATCATATAAGGGATACTTGTATTCCTACATTTATGCATTATAGTATTCCTCTCTTAGTTGCGGGAGTAATTGGTGGTGTTTTGTTCTAA